One stretch of Mycolicibacterium fallax DNA includes these proteins:
- a CDS encoding NAD-dependent epimerase/dehydratase family protein, giving the protein MRILLTGAGSGLGRAAARHLIAAGHDVTGISEAGHPMLDARVRLHRGPLTGPVLQDLADEADAIVHLAPVEPGEPDAAGPSGVLAVSDAAGRSGSRLLFVVPAAGDPDIYRYPEQLVTSSWAPSLVIRVAPLLGREPIPMVARTVHTLRRRGGPESMRLLHVDDLLRFLSRAVGSHRTGTVDLAIAEPVSVAAARRWLAGASLPLRRRSPWTDPDPGYKLLPLQRDWEFSCGWTGLAAVIDTARGCGRRLHPGGAAPPRITVEVPGTDLIDAAPIGQAGELDDRIDARFPVFVAPPAAGPDDRPAGPLSPLSLDLHAGGLGCAQRAVAAALGLPAGLGEEWTHRATAVFGHRFYAGQSVATAVGELGVHRAATHPRLLTLAGRYGAECDALTLDVATDAGIDTAVGELSDAALSVRIRLLGNRIRQGWTTTTLGLLIEDTLGPVAERRAPLAWSLRLAGAAMRLDLAGLPDAPAGTLETPGAGQPPALTRRLLDTARAGREKCWQLTLADLTRLAAAVTEAGRRMAAVRALAAAADVHLLTCEEIAVGPLDSRLRVKRRRADADRLAAIAMPALIDGQWGPGAQRDAG; this is encoded by the coding sequence ATGCGGATATTGCTCACCGGCGCGGGCAGCGGGCTCGGCCGGGCCGCCGCGCGGCACCTGATCGCCGCCGGTCACGACGTCACCGGGATCTCCGAGGCCGGCCATCCGATGCTGGACGCGCGGGTCCGGCTGCACCGTGGTCCGCTGACCGGGCCGGTGCTGCAGGATCTCGCCGATGAGGCCGACGCCATCGTGCACCTGGCTCCGGTCGAGCCGGGGGAGCCCGACGCCGCGGGGCCCTCCGGCGTGCTGGCGGTCAGTGACGCCGCCGGGCGGTCCGGCTCCCGACTGCTGTTCGTGGTGCCTGCCGCCGGCGACCCGGACATCTACCGCTACCCGGAGCAGTTGGTGACCTCGAGCTGGGCCCCGAGCCTGGTCATCCGGGTCGCGCCGCTGCTGGGCCGGGAACCGATCCCGATGGTGGCCCGCACGGTGCACACGCTGCGCCGCCGCGGCGGGCCCGAGTCGATGCGGCTGCTGCACGTCGACGACCTGCTGCGATTCCTGTCCCGCGCGGTCGGCTCGCACCGCACCGGAACCGTCGACCTGGCCATCGCCGAACCGGTTTCGGTGGCCGCGGCCCGGCGCTGGTTGGCCGGCGCCAGCCTTCCGCTGCGTCGCCGAAGCCCCTGGACGGACCCCGATCCCGGCTACAAACTCCTTCCGCTGCAACGTGATTGGGAGTTCAGCTGCGGGTGGACCGGGCTGGCGGCGGTGATCGACACCGCCCGCGGCTGCGGGCGGCGGCTGCACCCGGGCGGCGCGGCACCGCCGCGGATCACCGTCGAGGTCCCCGGCACCGACCTGATCGACGCCGCGCCGATCGGCCAGGCCGGCGAACTCGACGACCGCATCGATGCGCGGTTCCCGGTCTTCGTCGCGCCCCCCGCGGCCGGCCCGGACGACCGACCCGCCGGGCCGCTGTCGCCGCTGTCGCTGGACCTGCACGCCGGCGGGCTGGGGTGCGCCCAGCGCGCGGTGGCCGCGGCACTGGGACTGCCCGCCGGGCTCGGTGAGGAATGGACCCACCGGGCCACCGCGGTGTTCGGGCACCGGTTCTACGCCGGCCAGTCGGTCGCGACCGCGGTCGGCGAACTGGGTGTGCACCGCGCCGCGACGCACCCCCGACTGCTGACGCTGGCCGGGCGCTACGGCGCCGAATGCGACGCGCTGACCCTGGACGTGGCCACCGACGCCGGAATCGACACCGCGGTCGGCGAGCTGTCCGACGCCGCGCTGAGCGTGCGGATCCGGTTGCTGGGCAACCGGATTCGGCAGGGCTGGACGACGACGACGCTCGGGCTGCTGATCGAGGACACCCTCGGCCCGGTCGCCGAGCGCCGGGCCCCGCTGGCCTGGAGCCTGCGGCTGGCCGGCGCGGCGATGCGACTGGACCTGGCCGGGCTGCCGGACGCGCCCGCGGGCACCCTGGAAACCCCGGGCGCCGGGCAGCCGCCGGCGCTGACCCGGCGACTGCTGGACACCGCGCGGGCCGGCCGGGAGAAATGCTGGCAGCTGACGCTGGCCGACCTGACCCGGCTGGCCGCGGCGGTGACCGAGGCCGGCCGGCGGATGGCGGCCGTGCGCGCGCTGGCCGCAGCCGCCGACGTGCACCTGCTGACCTGCGAGGAAATCGCCGTGGGCCCGCTGGACTCCCGGCTGCGGGTCAAACGCCGGCGCGCCGACGCCGACCGGCTGGCCGCGATCGCCATGCCGGCGCTGATCGACGGCCAGTGGGGTCCGGGGGCGCAGCGCGACGCCGGCTGA